One genomic window of Paeniglutamicibacter sp. Y32M11 includes the following:
- a CDS encoding hemolysin family protein: MTAIILALCALVFIIVAALLTAAESAYLYLSRQQAESLRNDYGTPALDKILADSPNHTHAVRFWRIWFETASAVAVAILYHDRLDNIWWAGLLATITMAAVSFVLVGVSPRRFGRGHADTVVRYTAPLVRFLRVVLGPIPSWLVSIGQSLSPRSVAEDDGFLSKERLRDLVDRATEGDELEDDAAEIINSVFDLEDTYVRSVMVPRTEMKTIDKGQGLRTAMDLFLASGCSRIPVIGEDADDIFGILYLKDVAYKLHLNPQSTDLVEDLSRPARYVPESKSVAELLPELQGESTHMAIVIDEYGGTAGLVTLEDLIEEIVGEIDDEYDRQVIDIEEVGDGSYVVRAHASIDEVGELFDIEIDEDEVDSLGGLLGKALESVPVLGSHASYAGLEMKVLSLSGRRNRIGKILVRKSDTQPQTGETTAAKDAGHHKELS, encoded by the coding sequence GTGACCGCGATCATTCTCGCGCTCTGTGCCTTGGTGTTTATCATCGTGGCAGCACTGCTCACGGCCGCCGAATCGGCCTACCTTTATCTTTCCCGGCAACAAGCCGAATCACTACGCAACGACTACGGCACCCCGGCTCTGGACAAAATCCTTGCCGACTCGCCAAATCACACCCATGCCGTGCGGTTCTGGCGGATCTGGTTTGAGACGGCCTCCGCGGTCGCGGTGGCCATCCTCTACCACGATCGACTCGACAACATCTGGTGGGCGGGCCTACTGGCCACCATCACCATGGCGGCCGTCAGCTTCGTGCTGGTCGGCGTTTCCCCACGCCGCTTCGGGCGCGGACACGCCGATACCGTGGTCCGCTATACCGCGCCACTGGTTCGTTTCCTCCGCGTGGTCCTGGGTCCGATTCCGAGCTGGCTGGTGAGCATCGGCCAGTCGCTGTCCCCCCGTTCGGTCGCAGAAGACGATGGCTTCCTCTCCAAGGAACGCCTGCGCGATCTGGTGGATCGAGCCACCGAGGGCGACGAGCTGGAGGACGACGCGGCGGAGATCATTAACTCCGTCTTTGACCTGGAAGACACCTACGTCCGCTCGGTCATGGTGCCTCGGACCGAGATGAAAACCATCGACAAGGGCCAGGGCCTGCGTACCGCCATGGATTTGTTCCTGGCCTCGGGCTGTTCACGTATTCCGGTGATCGGGGAGGACGCAGATGATATTTTTGGCATCCTCTACCTCAAGGATGTGGCCTACAAGCTGCATCTGAACCCGCAGTCCACGGATCTGGTTGAAGATCTCTCGCGTCCGGCACGCTACGTGCCGGAGTCAAAGTCCGTGGCCGAATTACTCCCGGAGCTGCAGGGTGAATCCACCCATATGGCCATCGTCATCGACGAATACGGCGGTACCGCCGGGCTGGTCACCCTTGAGGACCTGATCGAGGAAATCGTGGGTGAAATCGACGACGAATACGACCGCCAGGTCATCGACATCGAGGAGGTGGGGGACGGCAGTTACGTGGTGCGTGCCCACGCCTCCATCGATGAGGTCGGTGAACTCTTTGACATCGAAATTGATGAAGATGAGGTCGATTCCCTCGGTGGACTTTTGGGCAAGGCACTGGAATCGGTCCCGGTGCTCGGCTCGCACGCCAGTTATGCAGGATTAGAAATGAAAGTCCTCTCGCTGAGTGGACGGCGCAACCGGATCGGCAAGATCCTGGTGCGTAAGTCAGATACGCAACCCCAGACCGGCGAAACTACCGCCGCCAAAGATGCAGGGCATCACAAGGAGTTATCATGA
- the era gene encoding GTPase Era, producing MSRNIKKPQMLPTGGWPDDFRAGFTSFVGRPNAGKSTLTNALVGQKVAITSSKPQTTRHTIRGIVHRADSQLILVDTPGLHRPRTLLGQRLNDLVADTLSEVDAIGFCLPANEKIGPGDRFIATQLAQLQKKPIVAIVTKADTVDRAALMAQLMAVTQLGIDTLGEDGWAAVVPVSATGDYQVSEVADVLVKQMPLSPPLYPDGELTDEPEAKMVSELIREAALEGVRDELPHSLAVVVEEMIPREGRPEDSPLLDVRVNLYVERSSQKAIVIGKGGARLRDVGTRSRKAIEALLGTRVYLDLHVKIAKEWQRDPKQLGKLGF from the coding sequence ATGAGCCGGAACATCAAGAAGCCACAGATGCTGCCCACCGGAGGTTGGCCAGATGACTTCCGCGCCGGATTCACCTCCTTCGTGGGCCGCCCGAACGCGGGCAAATCAACGCTGACCAACGCACTGGTCGGGCAGAAGGTGGCCATCACCTCCTCCAAGCCGCAGACCACCCGCCACACCATCCGCGGCATCGTGCACCGCGCGGATTCCCAGCTGATCCTCGTGGACACCCCGGGTCTGCACCGCCCGCGCACACTGTTGGGTCAGCGTCTCAACGACCTCGTAGCCGACACGCTGTCCGAGGTTGACGCCATCGGTTTCTGCCTGCCGGCTAACGAGAAGATCGGCCCGGGTGACAGGTTCATTGCCACCCAGCTGGCGCAGCTGCAAAAGAAGCCCATCGTCGCGATCGTGACCAAGGCCGATACCGTTGATCGCGCCGCCTTGATGGCTCAGCTCATGGCCGTGACCCAGCTGGGCATCGACACCCTGGGCGAGGATGGTTGGGCAGCGGTGGTGCCGGTTTCGGCCACCGGTGACTACCAGGTATCCGAGGTAGCCGATGTGCTGGTGAAGCAGATGCCGCTGTCCCCGCCGCTGTACCCCGATGGTGAACTCACCGACGAGCCGGAGGCCAAGATGGTCTCGGAGCTGATTCGTGAGGCAGCACTCGAGGGTGTACGCGATGAACTTCCGCACTCGCTGGCCGTGGTCGTGGAGGAAATGATTCCCCGTGAGGGACGCCCCGAGGATAGCCCGCTGCTTGATGTACGGGTGAACCTCTACGTGGAGCGCTCGAGCCAGAAGGCCATTGTTATCGGCAAGGGCGGGGCCCGGCTGCGCGATGTTGGAACGCGTTCACGCAAGGCCATCGAGGCCCTCTTGGGTACCCGTGTCTATCTTGACCTGCACGTGAAGATCGCCAAGGAATGGCAGCGCGATCCTAAGCAGCTGGGCAAGCTCGGCTTCTAA
- the leuA gene encoding 2-isopropylmalate synthase, translated as MQNMQKSSGMPVHKYVPFQDQINVSLPDRTWPDKYITTAPRWCAVDLRDGNQALIDPMSPERKHKMFDLLVKMGFKEIEVGFPSASQTDFDFVRQLIERGIPDDVTIQVLTQSREHLIERTYEALEGAKQAIVHLYNSTSVLQRRVVFNQDEDGIVDIALTGARLCKKYEEQLVGTKITYEYSPESFTGTELEFAQRISDAVAEVLEASPENKMILNLPATVEMSTPNVYADSIEWMHRNLVNRDSIVLSLHPHNDRGTGVAAAELGYLAGADRIEGCLFGNGERTGNVDLVTLGMNLFGQGIDPMLDFSDMDEIRRTVEYCNQLPVAERSPYGGDLVFTAFSGSHQDAIKKGFEAMEAEAAAAGKTVDEITWGVPYLPIDPKDIGRSYEAVIRVNSQSGKGGVAYLLKSEHSLDLPRRAQIEFSGVIQRKTDGEGGEISSAAIWSVFQDEYLPVTEGSDAQEWGRFKLGSATAETAEDGSFALSATLLIDGVPHRRSAAGNGPINALVNILSNEGVDVRVLDFTEHALSEGGNAAAAAYVECAVGERVLWGVGVDTNTTMSSLKAVISAVNRAIRDQA; from the coding sequence ATGCAAAACATGCAAAAGTCATCTGGAATGCCCGTCCACAAGTACGTCCCGTTCCAGGACCAGATCAACGTCTCGCTTCCCGATCGGACCTGGCCGGACAAATACATCACCACCGCCCCGCGTTGGTGCGCGGTGGATCTGCGCGACGGCAACCAGGCCTTGATTGACCCGATGAGCCCCGAACGCAAGCACAAGATGTTTGACCTCTTGGTGAAGATGGGCTTCAAAGAGATCGAGGTCGGCTTCCCCTCGGCCTCGCAGACCGACTTCGACTTTGTCCGCCAACTCATCGAGCGCGGCATCCCGGACGACGTGACCATTCAGGTCCTTACCCAGTCCCGCGAACACCTCATCGAGCGCACCTACGAGGCACTCGAGGGCGCCAAGCAAGCCATCGTGCACCTCTACAACTCCACCTCGGTGCTGCAGCGCCGCGTGGTGTTCAACCAGGACGAGGACGGCATCGTTGACATTGCGTTGACCGGTGCCCGCCTGTGCAAGAAGTACGAAGAGCAGCTGGTTGGCACCAAGATCACCTACGAATACTCCCCGGAATCCTTCACCGGAACCGAGCTCGAATTTGCCCAGCGCATCTCCGACGCCGTCGCCGAGGTACTCGAGGCGTCCCCGGAAAACAAGATGATCTTGAACTTGCCGGCGACCGTGGAAATGTCCACCCCCAACGTTTATGCGGACTCCATCGAATGGATGCACCGCAACCTGGTGAACCGCGACTCGATCGTGCTCTCCCTGCACCCACACAATGACCGCGGCACCGGCGTCGCCGCCGCCGAGCTCGGCTACCTGGCCGGCGCCGACCGCATCGAGGGCTGCCTCTTTGGCAACGGTGAGCGCACCGGCAACGTCGACCTGGTGACCCTGGGCATGAACCTCTTCGGCCAAGGCATCGACCCGATGCTGGACTTCTCCGACATGGACGAGATCCGCCGCACCGTCGAGTACTGCAACCAGCTTCCGGTTGCCGAGCGTTCCCCCTACGGTGGAGACCTCGTCTTCACCGCCTTCTCCGGCTCCCATCAGGACGCCATCAAGAAGGGTTTCGAGGCCATGGAGGCCGAGGCAGCAGCCGCTGGCAAGACCGTGGACGAGATCACCTGGGGCGTGCCCTACCTGCCGATCGACCCGAAGGACATCGGCCGCTCCTACGAGGCAGTGATCCGCGTGAACTCGCAGTCCGGCAAGGGTGGCGTCGCGTACCTGCTCAAGAGCGAGCACTCACTGGATCTGCCGCGCCGCGCGCAGATCGAATTCTCCGGGGTAATCCAGCGCAAGACCGACGGGGAGGGCGGAGAAATTTCTTCGGCCGCCATCTGGTCGGTGTTCCAGGACGAGTACCTGCCGGTCACCGAGGGCTCGGACGCGCAGGAGTGGGGCCGCTTTAAGCTCGGTTCCGCTACTGCCGAGACCGCCGAGGACGGCAGCTTCGCGCTGAGCGCCACGCTGCTGATCGACGGCGTCCCGCACCGCCGCTCCGCCGCCGGCAACGGCCCGATCAACGCCCTGGTGAACATCCTGTCCAATGAGGGCGTGGACGTGCGGGTGCTGGACTTCACCGAGCACGCCCTGTCCGAGGGTGGCAACGCGGCGGCCGCAGCGTATGTTGAATGCGCCGTCGGAGAACGCGTGCTCTGGGGTGTCGGTGTTGATACCAACACCACCATGTCCTCGCTGAAGGCCGTCATTTCCGCCGTCAACCGCGCCATCCGCGACCAGGCCTAA
- the recO gene encoding DNA repair protein RecO: protein MARSSFAAKSYRTRGIILRTHKLGEADRIITLLSPELGLIRAVAKGVRRTSSKLGATLEPFMEVDTQIVAGRSLHTILQAQLRHPYGQALVADYAAYTAGAAMLETAERLTDADAESIAPQYRLLHGALATLARGGHEPGTVLDSYLLRALATAGWAPSFSHCVRCGAVGPHQAINIPLGGVVCHDCRPAGSISPSAATVTLLAALLDGQWSVIDAADATTRAQSATVVGNYLQWHLERAVKSLKLVERS, encoded by the coding sequence GTGGCACGATCAAGTTTTGCAGCAAAAAGCTACCGCACTCGCGGCATCATTCTGCGCACCCATAAGTTGGGTGAGGCGGATCGAATCATCACGCTCTTGAGCCCCGAACTCGGGTTGATTCGTGCCGTGGCCAAGGGTGTGCGACGCACCAGCTCCAAGTTGGGTGCCACTCTTGAACCCTTCATGGAGGTTGACACCCAGATTGTTGCTGGCCGTTCGCTGCACACCATCCTTCAGGCCCAATTGCGCCATCCCTACGGGCAGGCACTGGTGGCCGACTATGCCGCCTACACGGCCGGTGCCGCGATGCTGGAAACCGCCGAACGACTCACCGACGCCGATGCCGAATCGATCGCCCCGCAATACCGCCTGCTGCACGGGGCCCTGGCCACGTTGGCGCGCGGCGGTCATGAGCCGGGCACGGTGCTTGATTCCTATCTGCTCCGCGCACTCGCCACGGCCGGCTGGGCACCGAGTTTCAGCCACTGTGTGCGCTGCGGCGCGGTGGGCCCGCATCAGGCCATCAATATTCCGCTCGGCGGGGTGGTCTGCCATGACTGCCGCCCCGCCGGATCCATCTCCCCGTCCGCCGCAACCGTCACGCTGCTTGCCGCCCTCTTGGACGGGCAGTGGAGCGTAATTGACGCGGCGGATGCCACCACTCGAGCGCAGAGTGCCACGGTGGTGGGTAACTACCTGCAATGGCACCTGGAACGCGCCGTCAAATCCCTTAAACTCGTGGAGCGAAGTTGA
- a CDS encoding isoprenyl transferase, with protein MPNIPRELLPQHVAIVMDGNGRWANARGLARTEGHRAGEAALLDVMAGAVQMGIKYVSVYAFSTENWKRSPEEVRFLMGFSRDVLRRQRDTLNQWGVRIRWAGREPRLWRTVVNELKEAEQLTAGNQTCQLTMCVNYGGRAEIADAVKAIAEQVAAGTLKPSQITEKTVAKHLDEPEMPDVDLFLRTSGEQRTSNFLLWQSAYAEMVFINELWPDVDRTTLWEAVREYASRDRRYGGAVDKPANAASTTAP; from the coding sequence ATGCCAAATATCCCACGCGAGTTGCTACCGCAACACGTCGCGATCGTGATGGACGGTAACGGGCGCTGGGCCAATGCGCGCGGTCTTGCCCGCACCGAGGGTCATCGCGCCGGTGAGGCGGCACTGTTGGACGTGATGGCCGGTGCGGTACAGATGGGCATCAAATATGTCTCGGTCTACGCGTTCTCCACCGAAAACTGGAAGCGCAGCCCCGAAGAGGTACGTTTCTTGATGGGTTTCTCCCGGGATGTGCTGCGTCGTCAGCGCGACACCCTGAATCAATGGGGTGTGCGCATCCGCTGGGCGGGTCGCGAACCACGTCTCTGGCGCACGGTGGTCAATGAGCTCAAGGAAGCCGAGCAGCTCACCGCCGGTAACCAAACCTGCCAGCTGACCATGTGCGTGAACTACGGCGGGCGTGCCGAAATTGCCGACGCAGTGAAGGCCATCGCCGAACAGGTGGCTGCCGGGACGCTGAAGCCCTCACAAATTACCGAAAAGACCGTCGCGAAGCACCTAGATGAACCCGAAATGCCGGACGTTGATCTTTTCCTGCGCACCAGTGGTGAGCAACGAACCTCGAACTTCCTGCTGTGGCAATCCGCCTACGCGGAAATGGTGTTTATTAACGAACTCTGGCCGGACGTTGACCGCACCACGCTTTGGGAAGCGGTGCGTGAATATGCCAGCCGCGACCGTCGTTATGGGGGAGCGGTAGACAAGCCCGCGAACGCGGCATCGACGACCGCGCCCTAA
- a CDS encoding alpha/beta hydrolase: MSQPTPRDTGSIRAPDEDPSAKWPHYTSTTAQGRWEEDILGVGYSYTTLPMGHDDEGELCATLVRYLPPESAPENFQPATTSRFTRLVERFWPLAAAQRTTRTPPSNSQQPTADDHRGFVLAVHGWSDYFYNTEMAAHWAARGFSFYALDLRRYGRSLRAHHLNPGFTSSLDEYDADLDAALAMIRSLEGNDAPGVCVAHSTGGLIASLWVNRNPEAFDALILNSPWLEMQGSYLVRYAAQGVVEPIARRRPRAKLHLPELDNYWRSLSRLAHGYWDLHPLWRPQIAFPVTAGWITAVMAGHREVARGLDIRIPILVLTSKTTHLGTSFDEAMLHSDSVLEVNVVRERTLKLGREVTNAVINGSMHDVFSSLPQPRAAAYAAMDRWSSGYVRGLLARDNARAKGHAQR; this comes from the coding sequence ATGTCGCAACCAACGCCCCGAGATACAGGTTCAATCCGTGCTCCGGACGAAGATCCAAGCGCCAAGTGGCCGCACTACACCAGCACCACTGCGCAGGGCCGGTGGGAAGAAGACATTCTGGGCGTTGGTTACAGTTACACCACACTCCCGATGGGCCATGATGACGAGGGCGAACTCTGCGCCACCCTGGTGCGTTATCTACCACCGGAATCGGCACCGGAGAATTTCCAGCCCGCTACGACCTCGCGGTTTACACGTCTCGTTGAACGATTCTGGCCGCTGGCCGCCGCACAACGCACCACCCGCACTCCCCCATCCAACTCCCAGCAGCCGACGGCAGACGACCACCGGGGTTTTGTTCTGGCCGTGCATGGGTGGAGTGACTACTTCTACAACACCGAAATGGCCGCTCACTGGGCGGCCCGGGGGTTCTCGTTTTACGCGCTGGACCTGCGCCGGTACGGGCGGAGCCTGCGAGCCCACCATCTGAATCCCGGGTTCACCTCCTCATTGGATGAGTATGACGCTGACTTGGACGCCGCACTGGCGATGATCCGCTCCCTAGAAGGAAATGACGCACCCGGGGTCTGCGTGGCCCATTCCACCGGCGGACTGATAGCAAGCCTGTGGGTCAACCGGAACCCCGAGGCCTTCGACGCATTGATCCTCAATAGTCCGTGGCTGGAGATGCAGGGCAGCTATTTGGTCCGCTATGCCGCCCAAGGGGTCGTGGAACCGATCGCCCGGCGGCGTCCGCGCGCCAAACTGCATCTGCCGGAACTTGATAATTACTGGCGCTCACTCTCGAGGCTGGCACACGGATACTGGGATCTTCATCCGCTCTGGCGCCCGCAGATCGCCTTCCCGGTCACGGCCGGCTGGATCACCGCGGTGATGGCCGGACACCGGGAGGTCGCCAGAGGACTGGACATTCGCATCCCGATCCTGGTGTTAACCTCCAAAACGACACATCTGGGCACGAGCTTCGATGAGGCGATGCTGCATAGCGATAGTGTTTTGGAGGTAAATGTGGTGCGTGAGCGAACACTGAAGCTGGGGCGCGAGGTCACCAACGCCGTCATTAATGGCAGCATGCACGATGTGTTTTCCTCCCTGCCCCAGCCGCGGGCAGCGGCCTACGCCGCCATGGACAGGTGGAGTTCGGGATACGTGCGAGGACTGTTGGCCCGGGACAACGCCCGGGCCAAAGGACATGCCCAGCGCTAA
- a CDS encoding quinone-dependent dihydroorotate dehydrogenase, with translation MRIYPTIFRVVFQGMDPEKAHHLSFNALRLAEKFGVSGVYRKLCAPKPSLSRTVMGIDFPSPFGLAAGFDKEGAGIMALADLGFGHVEVGTITGAAQPGNEQPRLFRLVEDKAVINRMGFNNAGAHAVAPRIRDARMRLRNRFGAHRPIIGVNIGKTKVVELDDAIADYLISTRELAAHADYLVVNVSSPNTPGLRLLQGVETLRPLLGAVGVEADRVAGRHVPLLVKIAPDLTDADIADVAALATELKLDGIIATNTTIAREPLVTDAFKVAEIGAGGLSGAPLKARSLEVLKVLREKVPADMAIISVGGISSGADVIERLAAGADLVQGYTAFLYEGPAWVRSINKELAEAVSRGERLSAK, from the coding sequence ATGCGCATATACCCCACGATTTTCCGAGTCGTTTTCCAGGGCATGGACCCGGAGAAAGCCCACCATTTATCCTTTAACGCCTTGCGGCTGGCCGAAAAGTTTGGGGTTTCGGGTGTCTACCGCAAGTTGTGTGCTCCCAAGCCATCCCTGAGCCGCACCGTGATGGGCATCGATTTTCCCTCGCCCTTTGGGCTCGCAGCCGGATTCGACAAGGAAGGTGCGGGCATCATGGCCCTAGCCGATCTGGGTTTTGGCCATGTGGAGGTTGGCACCATCACCGGAGCCGCACAGCCGGGCAACGAGCAGCCGCGGCTCTTCCGGCTGGTTGAGGATAAGGCCGTCATCAATCGCATGGGTTTCAACAATGCCGGTGCCCACGCCGTGGCCCCGCGCATTCGTGACGCTCGGATGCGTTTGAGAAATCGATTTGGCGCCCACCGTCCGATCATTGGGGTGAATATTGGCAAGACCAAGGTGGTGGAGTTGGATGACGCGATTGCCGACTACCTGATCTCCACCCGTGAGCTTGCCGCTCACGCTGATTATCTGGTGGTGAACGTGTCATCCCCGAACACACCCGGGCTTCGCCTGTTGCAGGGTGTTGAGACGTTGCGCCCACTGTTGGGAGCCGTAGGTGTTGAGGCTGACCGGGTGGCCGGACGTCACGTGCCGCTGCTGGTGAAGATCGCGCCGGATCTGACCGATGCTGACATTGCCGACGTCGCCGCACTGGCCACCGAACTGAAGCTTGATGGCATCATTGCCACCAATACCACCATCGCTCGCGAACCTCTGGTCACCGATGCGTTCAAGGTGGCCGAAATTGGTGCCGGTGGACTTAGCGGTGCCCCCCTGAAGGCTCGTTCGCTGGAAGTACTGAAGGTACTGCGTGAAAAGGTGCCGGCGGACATGGCCATCATCTCAGTCGGCGGCATTAGCAGCGGTGCAGACGTCATTGAGCGTCTGGCCGCCGGAGCCGACCTGGTGCAGGGATACACCGCGTTCCTCTACGAGGGACCGGCCTGGGTGCGCAGCATCAATAAGGAGCTGGCCGAGGCCGTTTCCCGCGGCGAACGATTGAGCGCTAAGTAA
- a CDS encoding DUF3043 domain-containing protein has product MFGRKKDQAASVEAPTEETIKPVGKNAPTPKRSVQQAQNQRPLVPTDRKLARAAEREQRLEAQNRMRLANETGDERFMAIRDRGPQKRFARDFVDRRFMVGEYLMFAVFAFLIVSLSLSKFPQVTVYITFALWILVVLVALEAFIASRGLKKGLIARFGSVERGVIWYGVMRGMQFRKLRLPKPQVRRGDDPR; this is encoded by the coding sequence GTGTTTGGACGCAAGAAAGATCAGGCAGCTTCCGTAGAAGCGCCCACAGAAGAGACCATCAAGCCCGTCGGCAAGAATGCCCCGACCCCTAAACGAAGTGTGCAGCAGGCGCAAAATCAGCGCCCCCTGGTGCCCACCGACCGCAAGCTTGCGCGCGCGGCCGAACGCGAACAGCGACTCGAAGCGCAAAACCGCATGCGCTTGGCCAATGAAACTGGCGATGAGCGATTCATGGCCATCCGCGATCGGGGCCCGCAGAAGCGTTTCGCTCGCGATTTCGTGGATCGCCGATTCATGGTTGGTGAATACCTGATGTTCGCCGTATTCGCCTTCCTCATCGTTTCACTGAGCCTTTCCAAATTCCCGCAGGTAACGGTGTACATCACCTTTGCTCTGTGGATCTTGGTTGTCCTGGTGGCCCTCGAGGCCTTCATCGCATCCCGCGGCCTGAAGAAGGGCCTCATCGCCCGCTTTGGCTCCGTAGAGCGCGGCGTCATTTGGTACGGCGTCATGCGCGGCATGCAGTTCCGCAAGCTGCGCCTGCCCAAGCCGCAGGTCCGCCGCGGAGACGATCCCCGCTAA
- a CDS encoding dipeptidase has translation MTTKNTDNTANFGVDRDALAAHVDTAFDRIVSELSTLVAIPGIAWESFDAAQLDRSAEAVAALVREAGMENVEILRVPTASGAMGGPAIVANRPAQAGKPTILLYAHHDVQPPGDEALWNTSPFVATEIDGRLYGRGAADDKAGIMVHIAALRAVLDSVENFGLGVTFFLEGEEEAGSPSFRQFLETHRDRLAADVIVVADSSNWKVGVPALTTSLRGMVGGEVEIRVLDHAVHSGMFGGPLLDAPTVAARLIATFHDEAGNVAIKGLVSNELATVDYPEAEFRKDSSVLDSVTLAGTGNLADRLWNKPALSIIGMDIPSVAVSSNTLIPSTRFKLSLRMAPGQDPQAATEAVRAHIMSQNLGGAEVSFVSDENGQSFSTDTSAPAAQASLWALGEAWGVPAVETGIGGSIPFISDLLEVFPEAQILVTGVEDPDSRAHSANESLHLGDFRHAILAESLLMARLNNYGL, from the coding sequence ATGACTACCAAGAACACCGACAACACGGCGAACTTTGGCGTTGACCGCGACGCATTGGCCGCCCACGTTGATACAGCTTTTGACCGTATCGTTTCCGAACTGAGCACACTCGTGGCAATTCCGGGTATCGCGTGGGAATCTTTTGATGCGGCCCAGCTGGACCGGAGTGCCGAGGCCGTCGCGGCGTTGGTGCGCGAAGCCGGCATGGAAAATGTTGAGATTCTCCGCGTCCCCACGGCGAGCGGCGCCATGGGCGGACCTGCCATCGTGGCTAATCGTCCGGCCCAAGCGGGCAAGCCCACGATTCTGTTGTACGCGCACCATGATGTTCAGCCTCCGGGCGATGAAGCTCTGTGGAACACGTCCCCCTTTGTCGCCACCGAAATTGACGGTCGACTCTATGGCCGAGGTGCCGCAGATGATAAGGCCGGAATCATGGTGCACATTGCCGCCCTGCGCGCGGTGCTGGACAGCGTTGAGAACTTCGGCCTCGGCGTCACTTTCTTCCTTGAGGGGGAGGAAGAGGCTGGCTCGCCGAGTTTCCGCCAATTCCTTGAGACCCACCGCGACCGACTGGCCGCCGACGTCATCGTCGTGGCCGACTCCAGCAACTGGAAGGTCGGTGTACCGGCACTGACTACCTCGTTGCGCGGAATGGTTGGGGGAGAGGTTGAGATTCGCGTGCTGGATCATGCCGTTCACTCCGGCATGTTCGGTGGACCACTACTCGATGCACCAACGGTTGCCGCCCGACTGATTGCCACCTTCCATGATGAAGCGGGCAACGTAGCCATCAAGGGATTGGTTTCAAACGAGCTGGCCACCGTCGATTACCCGGAAGCGGAATTTCGCAAGGATTCCTCGGTATTGGACTCGGTGACGCTGGCCGGTACCGGAAACCTGGCGGATCGCCTATGGAACAAGCCGGCCCTGTCGATCATCGGCATGGACATCCCCTCGGTGGCGGTGTCCTCTAATACGTTGATTCCATCAACCCGCTTTAAGCTGAGCCTTCGCATGGCGCCGGGACAGGATCCGCAGGCCGCCACGGAGGCGGTACGCGCGCACATCATGTCCCAGAATTTGGGTGGAGCCGAGGTGAGCTTCGTGTCCGATGAGAACGGTCAGTCCTTCTCGACCGATACCAGTGCGCCGGCGGCGCAGGCCAGCCTGTGGGCCCTGGGCGAGGCCTGGGGAGTCCCGGCCGTGGAAACCGGTATTGGTGGATCGATCCCGTTTATCTCCGATCTGTTAGAGGTTTTCCCGGAGGCACAGATTCTGGTCACGGGCGTGGAGGATCCGGACTCTCGAGCACATTCGGCTAATGAGTCGCTGCACCTAGGTGACTTCCGTCATGCCATTTTGGCCGAGTCCCTGCTGATGGCCCGTTTGAACAATTACGGCCTATAA
- a CDS encoding iron-sulfur cluster assembly accessory protein, with amino-acid sequence MTTAANETTADPTELSTHQVQLTDVAAGKVRSLLEQEGRTDLRLRVAVQPGGCSGLIYQLYFDERLLEGDAVKDYDGVEVVVDKMSVPYLDGASIDFEDTISKQGFTIDNPSAGGSCACGDSFH; translated from the coding sequence ATGACAACTGCAGCAAATGAGACCACCGCAGACCCGACCGAGCTTTCGACCCACCAGGTCCAGCTCACGGATGTTGCAGCGGGAAAGGTCCGCTCATTGCTTGAGCAAGAGGGACGCACCGATCTTCGTTTGCGTGTCGCTGTCCAGCCGGGCGGCTGCTCTGGCCTGATTTACCAGCTTTACTTTGACGAGCGCCTGCTTGAGGGCGACGCCGTTAAGGATTACGACGGTGTTGAGGTCGTAGTCGATAAGATGAGCGTTCCTTACCTGGATGGCGCATCAATCGACTTTGAGGACACCATCTCAAAGCAGGGCTTCACCATCGATAACCCTTCCGCCGGTGGGTCTTGCGCCTGTGGAGATTCCTTCCACTAA